In the genome of Nocardiopsis composta, one region contains:
- a CDS encoding MFS transporter, with protein MTEPSTSSQGGRISGAALLTLLLLCAAQFMLIVDVVVVNVAVPSIRADLGIPDSRLPLVSVSYTLTFGSLLIAFGRTGDLVGRRRLFMIGMTVFTLASLATGLAQTEWQLVISRAGQGVGAAMVSPTALALLTTAFSEGAGRNRALGYWGAVGSGGAIAGQLLGGVITDTVGWRGIFLINVPIGIAALILARYYLRESRAEQRPSLDVRGAVLLTAALAMTLLGLTALAEGRSTAVVVGLAIACIVAFTLFIRVERTHPAPLVDARVVRSGNVARANVLFAVSAGMLGAALFFTTLYLQVVLDYSPLAVGIAFAPITLLILLISPLAGTLTTRYGPRRVLLVAFGLLIAGLLLMARLPTDGNYFRDALPPLLLIAVGAALSYAPILIVGTTGVSERDQGLASGLLNSAQELGAAIGITVIGAIATAATFGGTPEALTAGYRTGLFIAATIIALSVLLVLRLGRSTAPSAEEAVTAETGDPPEQA; from the coding sequence GTGACAGAACCCTCGACATCCTCACAGGGCGGCCGCATCTCAGGGGCGGCGCTCCTGACGCTCCTGTTGCTCTGCGCCGCGCAGTTCATGCTGATCGTCGACGTCGTCGTGGTCAATGTGGCCGTCCCGAGCATCCGCGCCGACCTCGGGATCCCCGACAGCAGGCTGCCGCTGGTCTCGGTCTCCTACACTCTGACCTTCGGCAGCCTGCTCATCGCCTTCGGCAGGACGGGCGACCTGGTCGGCAGGCGCCGGCTCTTCATGATCGGAATGACGGTCTTCACGCTCGCCTCGCTGGCGACAGGCCTCGCCCAGACCGAATGGCAGCTGGTCATCAGCCGTGCCGGGCAGGGCGTGGGGGCCGCGATGGTCTCCCCCACCGCGCTGGCGCTGCTCACCACGGCCTTCAGCGAAGGCGCAGGCCGCAACCGCGCACTCGGTTACTGGGGGGCCGTCGGATCGGGGGGAGCGATCGCAGGGCAGCTCCTCGGTGGCGTGATCACCGACACCGTCGGCTGGCGGGGCATCTTCCTCATCAACGTCCCCATCGGGATCGCCGCGCTCATCCTCGCCCGTTACTACCTCAGGGAGAGCCGGGCCGAGCAGCGCCCCTCCCTCGACGTGCGGGGCGCGGTACTGCTCACCGCCGCGCTGGCCATGACGCTGCTCGGATTGACAGCGCTCGCGGAAGGCAGGAGCACCGCCGTCGTGGTCGGGCTGGCCATCGCGTGCATCGTGGCGTTCACGCTGTTCATTCGGGTCGAACGCACCCATCCCGCTCCGCTCGTGGACGCCAGGGTGGTGCGAAGCGGTAACGTCGCGCGCGCCAACGTGCTCTTCGCCGTCAGCGCGGGGATGCTCGGTGCCGCGCTGTTCTTCACGACCCTCTACCTCCAGGTCGTGCTCGACTACTCGCCGTTGGCCGTAGGGATCGCGTTCGCGCCGATCACCCTGTTGATCCTGCTGATATCCCCGCTCGCGGGAACGCTCACCACCCGCTATGGCCCGCGGCGGGTCCTCCTCGTCGCGTTCGGGCTTCTGATCGCCGGCCTGCTCCTCATGGCCCGCCTGCCCACCGACGGGAACTACTTCCGGGACGCGCTTCCCCCGTTGCTGCTCATCGCGGTCGGGGCAGCCCTGTCTTATGCGCCCATCCTCATCGTCGGCACCACCGGGGTGTCCGAGCGGGACCAGGGGCTGGCCTCCGGGCTCCTCAATTCGGCGCAGGAGCTCGGCGCCGCGATCGGGATCACCGTCATCGGGGCGATCGCCACGGCGGCGACGTTCGGCGGTACCCCGGAGGCGCTGACGGCGGGGTACCGCACCGGCCTCTTCATCGCCGCGACCATCATCGCCCTCAGCGTCCTTCTGGTTCTCCGCCTCGGGCGCTCGACCGCGCCCTCCGCCGAGGAGGCGGTGACGGCCGAGACGGGCGACCCGCCCGAGCAGGCCTGA
- a CDS encoding excinuclease ABC subunit UvrA: MDTINSEAQLRYLEGLSPFVRRFISPRDRPQVDRISGLTTTLAVDQRKLNRNARSTLATITGIDAYLSLLFSRMIALDGNVPDSQRALSSGHFDRYSPEGGCSTCHGAGVTLHSTPDLIITDPDLPLLEGASPWFNSLKSPEQVAMKPLAEMYGVDIGRPWRELPEEFRNAVLHGTGDRPVSGTVNVPNKKGDSELVYKFNNPLRGALAEVERLFGAAGTDRAKERYLPFMKQVACRDCDGSGYGEAARSASLNGATYAEMAEHTVAEVQSWMDDLGRSLTPVQAELGDTLLPPLRSRLKMLERLGLGHVQIGRSAPSLSGGELQRSRVAAQLGTELTGIIFILDEPSAGLHPVDKAPLSEILRELRDAGNTVLFIDHDPDLIAQADYVIDIGPGPGRHGGRVVAEGTPEQVRRTAGSVTAQYLSGEARVLRKPRPVTAGTEWLEFDGVDVHNVRQADIRIPTNRLTCITGVSGSGKSTVLNDAVAGAVSEVLAGRRPEYVERVELGTFISWQAVVDQDPIGRTPRSTPATYTKAFDAIRRLFAGTDAAKSAGLTASAFSFNGQSGRCHECSGYGRRQVDMHFLPDVWVTCEACEGRRFEPEVLAVRYQGLRVDEVLDLSVDDAEEFFASAPSLHAILEAMRRCGLGYLTLGQSATELSGGEAQRLKLSNAILRGSRSGGGLVVLDEPVTGLHPADVQRMVDAFDTLLDSGNTVLIAEHDLHVASRADWVIDMGPGGGEAGGRVVSAGPPEDVAASTSPSAPFLRAALSGGDTTASTTRSDR, encoded by the coding sequence ATGGACACGATCAACTCCGAGGCTCAGCTGCGCTATCTCGAGGGCCTCTCCCCGTTCGTCCGGAGATTCATCTCGCCACGGGACCGTCCGCAGGTGGACCGGATCTCCGGATTGACCACGACGCTCGCCGTCGACCAGCGGAAACTCAACCGCAATGCCCGCTCGACACTGGCGACGATCACCGGGATCGACGCCTATCTGAGCCTGCTGTTCTCCCGCATGATCGCGCTGGACGGAAATGTCCCTGACAGCCAGCGGGCGTTGAGCTCCGGGCATTTCGACCGGTACAGCCCGGAAGGCGGATGCTCCACTTGCCACGGCGCCGGGGTGACCCTGCATTCTACTCCCGATCTCATCATCACCGACCCCGACCTTCCGCTCCTCGAAGGGGCATCGCCCTGGTTCAACTCGCTCAAATCTCCTGAGCAGGTGGCGATGAAGCCTCTGGCCGAGATGTATGGGGTCGACATCGGGCGTCCTTGGCGGGAGCTTCCCGAGGAGTTCCGAAACGCCGTCCTCCACGGCACCGGCGACCGTCCCGTCTCCGGAACGGTGAACGTGCCCAACAAGAAGGGCGACTCTGAGCTCGTCTACAAGTTCAACAACCCGCTACGCGGAGCGCTCGCCGAGGTCGAGCGGCTGTTCGGAGCCGCGGGAACCGATCGGGCGAAGGAGCGCTACCTGCCCTTCATGAAGCAGGTCGCCTGCCGCGACTGCGACGGCAGCGGTTACGGCGAGGCCGCTCGGAGCGCATCCCTCAACGGTGCCACCTACGCCGAGATGGCCGAGCACACCGTCGCCGAAGTCCAGTCCTGGATGGACGACCTGGGGCGGTCGCTGACCCCGGTCCAGGCCGAGCTCGGCGACACGCTGCTGCCGCCCTTGCGCTCACGGTTGAAAATGCTGGAGCGGCTGGGCCTGGGCCATGTCCAGATCGGCCGCAGCGCCCCCAGCCTGTCCGGCGGTGAGCTGCAGCGCTCCCGCGTCGCGGCCCAGCTCGGCACCGAGCTCACCGGCATCATCTTCATCCTCGACGAGCCCAGTGCCGGTCTCCACCCGGTGGACAAGGCCCCGCTCTCAGAGATTCTGCGAGAGCTGCGGGACGCCGGGAACACCGTCCTGTTCATCGACCACGATCCCGACCTCATCGCCCAGGCCGACTATGTGATCGACATCGGCCCCGGGCCGGGGCGCCACGGCGGCCGGGTGGTCGCCGAAGGCACACCCGAGCAGGTCCGGCGCACCGCTGGTTCAGTGACCGCGCAGTACCTCTCCGGTGAGGCCCGGGTACTGCGCAAACCGCGCCCCGTGACGGCCGGGACCGAGTGGCTGGAATTCGACGGCGTCGACGTGCACAACGTGCGCCAGGCCGATATCCGCATCCCGACTAACCGCCTGACCTGCATTACCGGTGTCAGCGGTAGCGGCAAGAGCACTGTTCTCAACGACGCCGTGGCCGGCGCCGTCTCCGAGGTGCTGGCGGGCCGCCGCCCGGAGTACGTCGAGCGGGTCGAGCTGGGCACGTTCATCAGCTGGCAGGCGGTGGTCGACCAAGACCCCATCGGGCGGACCCCCCGCTCCACACCCGCCACCTACACCAAGGCCTTCGACGCGATCCGGCGCCTGTTCGCCGGCACCGACGCCGCGAAGTCCGCCGGGCTGACCGCCTCGGCCTTCTCTTTCAACGGGCAGAGCGGCCGCTGCCATGAGTGCAGCGGCTACGGGCGCCGCCAGGTCGACATGCACTTCCTCCCCGACGTCTGGGTCACCTGCGAGGCGTGCGAGGGCCGGCGTTTCGAGCCCGAAGTCCTGGCCGTGCGCTACCAGGGTCTGCGGGTGGACGAGGTGCTCGACCTGTCGGTCGACGATGCGGAGGAGTTCTTCGCCTCCGCACCGTCGCTGCACGCCATTCTGGAGGCGATGCGGCGCTGCGGGCTCGGCTACCTCACCCTGGGGCAGAGCGCCACCGAGCTGTCCGGCGGTGAAGCACAGCGCCTCAAGCTGTCCAACGCGATCCTGCGCGGATCGCGCAGCGGCGGTGGCCTCGTCGTGCTCGACGAACCGGTCACCGGCCTGCACCCCGCCGACGTGCAGCGCATGGTCGACGCGTTCGACACCCTGCTCGATTCCGGCAACACTGTGCTCATCGCCGAGCACGACCTGCACGTGGCCTCGCGCGCCGACTGGGTCATCGACATGGGGCCCGGCGGCGGGGAGGCCGGCGGCCGGGTCGTCTCGGCCGGTCCCCCCGAGGACGTCGCGGCGAGCACCAGCCCCAGCGCCCCCTTCCTGCGCGCCGCCCTGAGCGGCGGCGACACCACCGCCTCGACCACAAGGAGTGACAGGTGA
- a CDS encoding winged helix-turn-helix domain-containing protein, which translates to MIRRSGYVDAQPPPPYPCPGTSAAYQWQRRIVPQEQVGKKYGTTRPGQSGSGVGNRGGRFLFCLSRDGKRHPIPPPLSVPGSPQSQIPEASAVRGRSHAAFIPHCADILPEPPRHQHPPSATKGRQLRRQRLSGKRVNVSQDVKIARWPLEREKVDLYRKLGIPRVLILDHGEKAPPHWDAYEDWVRAPFPEDDLRKRIRVVQERVRAEQEPRLGEDGLLHYRSQSVALSAVQSRIVECLIRNPGALVPRADLIACLSEEPSTPTRNALDLHVTRIRRKLAPLGLAVKAVRGRGYRLHASED; encoded by the coding sequence GTGATCAGAAGATCAGGGTATGTGGACGCCCAACCACCTCCGCCCTATCCTTGTCCCGGTACATCTGCGGCATATCAATGGCAGCGGCGAATAGTCCCACAAGAGCAGGTGGGAAAGAAGTACGGAACCACTCGGCCCGGCCAGTCGGGTTCCGGGGTGGGGAACAGGGGGGGCCGATTTCTTTTCTGCCTGAGCAGAGACGGGAAACGCCATCCCATTCCTCCTCCTTTGAGCGTTCCTGGTTCGCCCCAGTCACAGATACCGGAGGCATCCGCCGTGCGCGGCCGCTCTCACGCCGCCTTCATCCCCCATTGTGCGGATATCCTACCGGAGCCGCCGCGGCATCAACACCCGCCATCGGCGACCAAGGGGAGACAATTGCGGAGGCAGCGACTTTCAGGAAAACGAGTAAACGTTTCCCAGGATGTCAAGATCGCCCGTTGGCCGCTCGAAAGAGAAAAAGTTGACCTGTACAGAAAACTCGGAATCCCCCGCGTCCTGATCCTCGATCACGGAGAAAAAGCACCGCCCCACTGGGACGCGTACGAGGATTGGGTGCGCGCACCGTTTCCAGAGGACGATCTCCGAAAAAGAATAAGAGTTGTACAAGAACGCGTCAGAGCCGAGCAGGAGCCGCGCCTCGGGGAAGACGGATTACTGCACTACAGGTCGCAGTCCGTGGCACTGTCCGCCGTGCAGTCCCGAATCGTGGAGTGTTTGATACGAAATCCTGGGGCGCTCGTCCCCAGGGCCGATCTCATCGCTTGCCTGTCAGAGGAGCCTTCGACCCCCACCAGGAACGCGCTCGATCTCCATGTCACGCGCATCCGGCGAAAGCTCGCCCCGCTCGGCCTCGCCGTCAAGGCGGTTCGCGGCCGTGGTTATCGCCTGCACGCCTCCGAGGACTAG
- a CDS encoding TetR/AcrR family transcriptional regulator — MAGRPRSVDDEVIFDAVASVVTEEGPGGATLAAVAARVGLSGPALTQRFGSKRGLLVAFAAKAASRVPEVFSRAKAVHDDPVTAVVEALVAMPGRVTSREHLANNLALLQMDLTDPDLREHAVFQSRSLRVQTAVLLSEAVQVGRLADGTSPEALAMDLYTTYSGAMLTWAIDGEGTLEEWMRSNLLRTLAPHLSGSASGSPPLTTGP, encoded by the coding sequence ATGGCTGGACGACCGCGATCTGTTGACGACGAAGTGATCTTCGATGCTGTCGCCAGCGTCGTCACCGAAGAAGGTCCCGGGGGGGCGACGCTGGCGGCGGTGGCCGCGCGCGTCGGACTCTCAGGGCCCGCGCTGACCCAAAGGTTCGGATCCAAGCGAGGTCTCCTGGTCGCGTTCGCGGCCAAGGCGGCAAGCCGGGTTCCGGAGGTCTTCTCACGGGCTAAGGCGGTCCACGATGATCCGGTCACCGCGGTCGTCGAGGCGTTGGTGGCGATGCCGGGGCGGGTCACCAGTCGAGAGCACCTGGCCAACAACCTCGCCCTGCTGCAGATGGACCTCACCGATCCGGACCTGAGGGAACACGCGGTCTTCCAGAGCCGGTCACTGCGTGTCCAAACCGCGGTGCTGCTCAGCGAGGCCGTCCAGGTCGGGCGGCTGGCGGATGGGACCTCACCCGAAGCACTGGCCATGGACCTCTACACGACCTACAGCGGCGCGATGCTCACCTGGGCAATCGATGGTGAGGGCACCCTGGAGGAGTGGATGCGCTCTAATCTCCTCCGGACCCTCGCTCCGCACCTCAGCGGTTCCGCCAGCGGCAGTCCTCCGTTGACGACCGGGCCGTGA